The following are from one region of the Mycetohabitans rhizoxinica HKI 454 genome:
- the fixL gene encoding oxygen sensor histidine kinase FixL translates to MLTERLLARAARPGPTPPPNRWHHGPWWSNSYLLTPLVSIVVFLIVMSLILWSLNRREQQQQEDTLYRNVAWAQQQIRLSMTSTQEHIAALARDIAAGHGDARTFQTAAGAVMQSHPEIIYMNWLDGSQTPHWASTPESHVGSRLAKPNETQLDDAIHAAFTEARASRRQIYSALLYDDLRNGYVTLQTPIFREREFLGTVAAVFSVEGMLKHDIPAELSAKYKISIIDLGHRELSTTSTRPRLPRDAYYDLPLDPPGHGLAVRVYSYPQLTNFTNKTLVWLVAGLSCFVLWSLWSLWKHTRQRFEAQQALYAEAFFRRAMENSVLIGMRVLDMQGRITHVNPAFCRMTGWDESDLVGKTAPFPYWPREAHAEMHRQLDMTLRGKAPSSGFELRVRRKDGSIFHARLYVSPLIDSSGRQTGWMSSMTDITEPKRAREELAAAHERFTTVLESLDAAVSVLAADQAELLFANRYYRHLFGIRPDGHLELAGSSFDAATQASNDSIDLVDTYAGLPAAALTESTSDAREIYVQSIQKWFEVRRQYIQWVDGHLAQMQIATDITQRKQAQELAQQQDEKLQFTSRLMTMGEMASSLAHELNQPLAAINNYASGTVALVKSGRASPENLLPVLEKTSQQAVRAGMIIKRIREFVKRSEPKRQRTKISDIIADAVGLAEIEMRKRHIRIVTDMRARLPVINVDPVLIEQVLVNLLKNAAEAMADARPNAVDPVIRVEVRIVDEGPCVRISVVDQGPGVDEASTERLFEPFYSTKSDGMGMGLNICRSIIESHRGRLWVVNNVEPDGLVTGCTFHFTLPFGETEEPTQHGPAAAAPQTVTGDL, encoded by the coding sequence ATGTTGACTGAACGGCTTCTCGCTCGTGCAGCGCGGCCCGGGCCGACGCCGCCGCCTAACCGCTGGCATCACGGCCCGTGGTGGTCCAACTCTTACTTGCTCACGCCGCTCGTGTCGATCGTGGTGTTCCTGATCGTGATGAGCCTAATTCTATGGAGCCTGAACCGGCGCGAGCAACAGCAGCAAGAAGACACGCTGTATCGCAACGTCGCGTGGGCACAGCAACAGATCCGTCTGTCAATGACGAGCACGCAGGAACACATTGCTGCCCTCGCTCGCGACATTGCCGCCGGTCATGGTGACGCGCGGACCTTCCAAACGGCCGCCGGTGCCGTGATGCAAAGCCATCCGGAAATCATTTACATGAACTGGCTCGACGGCTCGCAGACGCCACACTGGGCCAGCACCCCGGAGTCGCACGTCGGCTCGCGGCTGGCCAAGCCAAACGAGACGCAATTGGACGATGCGATCCACGCTGCGTTCACTGAGGCACGTGCTTCGCGCCGGCAGATCTACTCGGCGCTGCTCTACGACGACTTACGCAATGGCTACGTGACACTGCAAACGCCGATCTTTCGCGAGCGTGAGTTCCTCGGCACGGTGGCCGCCGTGTTCTCGGTCGAAGGCATGCTCAAGCACGACATTCCAGCCGAGTTGTCCGCCAAATACAAGATCTCGATCATCGATCTGGGTCACCGCGAGCTATCCACTACGTCCACCCGCCCGAGGCTGCCGCGCGATGCGTATTACGACCTGCCGCTCGATCCACCGGGCCATGGCCTGGCGGTGCGCGTGTACTCGTATCCGCAACTGACCAACTTTACGAACAAGACGCTGGTGTGGCTGGTCGCCGGCCTGTCGTGCTTCGTGCTATGGAGCCTGTGGAGCTTATGGAAGCACACTCGGCAGCGCTTCGAGGCGCAACAGGCGCTGTACGCGGAGGCGTTCTTCCGGCGCGCGATGGAAAACTCCGTGTTGATTGGCATGCGCGTGCTCGACATGCAAGGACGCATCACGCACGTGAATCCGGCCTTTTGCCGGATGACCGGCTGGGACGAAAGCGACCTGGTGGGCAAGACCGCTCCGTTCCCGTACTGGCCGCGCGAAGCTCACGCGGAGATGCATCGGCAGCTCGACATGACGCTGCGCGGCAAGGCGCCCTCGTCGGGGTTCGAGTTGCGGGTGCGCCGCAAGGATGGCTCGATTTTTCACGCGCGGCTGTATGTATCGCCGCTGATCGATAGCTCCGGGCGCCAGACCGGCTGGATGTCGTCGATGACCGACATCACCGAGCCCAAGCGCGCGCGCGAGGAGCTGGCCGCCGCCCATGAGCGTTTCACCACGGTACTCGAGTCGCTGGACGCGGCAGTCTCGGTGCTGGCGGCAGACCAGGCCGAGCTGCTGTTTGCCAACCGCTACTACCGGCATCTGTTCGGTATCCGCCCGGACGGGCACCTGGAATTGGCAGGCTCGAGCTTCGATGCGGCGACCCAGGCGTCGAACGACTCGATCGATCTAGTCGATACCTACGCCGGCCTGCCAGCTGCCGCGCTGACCGAAAGCACATCGGACGCGCGCGAAATCTACGTGCAGAGCATCCAAAAGTGGTTCGAGGTGCGTCGGCAATACATTCAGTGGGTCGATGGCCACCTCGCGCAGATGCAAATCGCCACGGATATCACGCAGCGCAAGCAAGCGCAGGAACTGGCGCAGCAACAGGACGAGAAGCTACAGTTCACCAGCCGCTTGATGACGATGGGTGAAATGGCCTCGTCACTGGCGCACGAGTTGAACCAACCGCTGGCGGCGATCAACAACTACGCATCGGGCACCGTGGCGCTGGTAAAGTCCGGCCGCGCGTCGCCGGAAAATCTGTTACCGGTGCTCGAGAAAACGTCGCAGCAAGCGGTGCGCGCCGGCATGATCATCAAGCGCATCCGTGAATTCGTCAAACGCAGCGAACCGAAGCGTCAACGCACGAAGATCAGCGACATCATTGCGGATGCGGTCGGCCTAGCCGAGATCGAAATGCGCAAGCGGCACATCCGCATCGTCACCGACATGCGCGCGCGGCTACCGGTCATCAACGTCGATCCGGTACTAATTGAACAGGTACTCGTGAACCTGCTGAAAAACGCCGCCGAAGCGATGGCCGATGCCCGTCCAAACGCGGTCGATCCCGTGATCCGCGTCGAGGTACGCATCGTCGATGAGGGGCCGTGCGTGCGCATCAGCGTGGTTGACCAGGGACCCGGCGTGGACGAGGCCAGCACCGAGCGCCTGTTCGAGCCGTTCTACAGCACCAAGTCCGACGGCATGGGCATGGGGCTGAACATCTGCCGCTCGATCATCGAGTCTCACCGGGGCCGTCTGTGGGTCGTCAACAATGTCGAGCCCGACGGCCTCGTGACCGGCTGTACTTTTCATTTTACGTTGCCATTTGGCGAAACCGAAGAACCTACGCAGCATGGGCCCGCAGCGGCCGCGCCGCAAACTGTCACGGGAGATCTATGA
- the fixJ gene encoding oxygen response regulator transcription factor FixJ — protein MSSPFTTQQETVFVVDDDEAVRDSLRWLLEANGYRVQCFSSAEQFLDAYQPSQLGCLILDVRMSGMNGLELQEKLIAEHATLPIIFVTGHGDVPMAVSTMKKGAMDFIEKPFDEAELRQLVERMLERARTESSTAQQQRAAAERLSKLTAREQQVLGRIIAGRLNKQIADDLGISIKTVEAHRANIMEKLNVNTVADLLRLALSKKQ, from the coding sequence ATGAGCAGCCCATTCACCACACAACAGGAAACCGTCTTCGTCGTCGACGATGACGAGGCAGTGCGTGACTCGCTGCGCTGGCTGCTCGAGGCCAACGGCTACCGTGTCCAGTGCTTCTCCAGCGCCGAACAGTTTCTCGATGCTTACCAGCCGTCGCAGCTCGGCTGCCTGATTCTGGACGTGCGCATGTCCGGCATGAACGGGCTCGAGCTACAGGAAAAGCTGATTGCTGAGCATGCAACGCTGCCGATCATTTTTGTCACGGGCCACGGCGACGTGCCGATGGCCGTGTCGACAATGAAGAAAGGCGCGATGGATTTTATCGAAAAGCCGTTTGACGAAGCCGAGTTGCGCCAGCTGGTCGAGCGCATGCTCGAGCGTGCCCGCACCGAGAGCTCGACCGCGCAGCAGCAGCGCGCGGCCGCCGAGCGCCTGTCCAAGCTGACCGCGCGCGAGCAACAAGTGCTCGGGCGCATCATCGCCGGACGGCTGAACAAGCAGATTGCCGACGATCTTGGCATCTCGATCAAGACGGTCGAGGCGCACCGCGCGAACATCATGGAAAAGCTCAACGTGAACACGGTGGCCGACCTGCTGCGCCTCGCTCTATCGAAAAAGCAGTAG
- the folD gene encoding bifunctional methylenetetrahydrofolate dehydrogenase/methenyltetrahydrofolate cyclohydrolase FolD: protein MTARIIDGTLLSKQLRADVAQRAATLTTRGHRPGLAVVLVGDNAASQVYVRNKIKACEDNGLHSVYDRYPAEFSEADLLARIDALNRDPQIHGILVQLPLPPHIDAHKVIEAIAPEKDVDGFHVANAGALMTGKPLFRPCTPYGVMKMFESERIPLAGANAVVIGRSNIVGKPMAMLLIEAGATVTICNSKTRDLAAHTRRADIIVAATGKRNLLTADMVKPGATVIDVGMNRDDEGKLCGDVDFAGVREVAGYITPVPGGVGPMTITMLLVNTIEAAERAAG from the coding sequence ATGACAGCCAGAATCATCGACGGCACCCTCCTTTCCAAACAGCTGCGCGCCGACGTAGCGCAACGTGCTGCCACGCTTACCACACGTGGCCACCGGCCCGGCCTGGCCGTGGTGCTCGTCGGCGACAACGCGGCCAGCCAGGTCTACGTGCGCAACAAGATCAAGGCGTGCGAGGACAACGGATTGCATTCGGTCTATGACCGCTATCCGGCTGAATTCAGTGAAGCCGACCTGCTCGCCCGCATCGACGCGCTAAACCGCGATCCACAGATTCATGGGATCCTCGTGCAATTGCCACTGCCGCCGCATATCGACGCGCACAAGGTCATCGAGGCAATCGCACCGGAAAAGGACGTCGATGGCTTCCATGTCGCCAACGCGGGCGCGTTGATGACCGGCAAGCCGCTGTTCCGCCCTTGCACGCCGTACGGCGTGATGAAAATGTTTGAATCGGAGCGCATCCCGCTGGCTGGCGCCAACGCAGTGGTGATCGGCCGCTCGAACATTGTCGGCAAGCCGATGGCAATGCTGCTGATCGAGGCCGGTGCCACCGTGACAATCTGCAACAGCAAGACGCGGGATCTGGCCGCCCATACGCGCCGCGCGGACATCATCGTCGCGGCAACGGGCAAGCGTAATTTGCTGACAGCCGACATGGTCAAGCCCGGTGCGACCGTCATTGACGTCGGCATGAACCGCGACGACGAGGGCAAGCTGTGCGGCGACGTGGATTTCGCCGGCGTACGCGAGGTCGCCGGCTATATCACGCCCGTGCCCGGCGGCGTCGGTCCGATGACGATCACGATGCTACTGGTCAACACGATCGAGGCGGCCGAACGCGCCGCCGGCTGA
- a CDS encoding M3 family metallopeptidase has protein sequence MPHTAANNPLLDFSDLPRFASIRPEHVTPALDVLLDAANDAIERASAPHTPATWEAVIDPVEAATEPLSRAWGVIGHLNAVADTPALRTAHAQNLSRVTEFWSNVGQNLALYDKYKAIAASSAYAQLSDARKKILDNALRDFRLSGAELPEASKPRFAQLQDQQATLAKAFSDHVLDATNAYAYFATDSAQLAGLPADAVDAARHAAEKDGKPGWKFTLHFPSYFPVLQYAEHRPMREAMYRAYATRASELGAEYGNGKPEWDNTANMAEQLKLRAQEASMLGYRNFAEVSLEPKMADSPDQVITFLDDLARRARPYAEKDWAQLRAFAANELGLAQLAPWDIAYASEKLRQKRYAFSENEVKQYFPERVVLQGLFRVTETLFGVSIKPDTAETWHPDVRFFRVENADGNLVAQFYLDLYAREGKRGGAWMDDARSRRKRADGSLQTPVAYLTCNFSAPVGDKPACFTHDEVITLFHEFGHGLHHMLTRIEELGVSGINGVEWDAVELPSQFMENFCWEWDVLTGMTSHVDTGAPLPRELFDKMLAARNFQSGLATLRQIVFSKFDMLLHTGYDPDGAVSVNALARQINDSCHVVPQAPFSRWPNTFSHIFAGGYAAGYYSYKWAEVLSADAYAAFEEAASTSGSVLDRQTGARYRAEILEVGGSRAAMASFKAFRGREPNIEALLRHNGMAGEAA, from the coding sequence ATGCCTCACACCGCCGCTAACAACCCGCTGCTCGATTTTTCCGATCTACCACGCTTTGCATCGATCCGCCCCGAGCACGTCACGCCGGCGCTGGATGTATTGTTAGACGCTGCCAACGACGCGATCGAGCGCGCCAGCGCGCCGCACACCCCGGCCACTTGGGAAGCGGTCATTGACCCCGTTGAGGCGGCGACCGAGCCGCTGTCGCGCGCCTGGGGCGTGATCGGGCACCTGAATGCGGTGGCCGACACGCCGGCGTTGCGCACGGCGCACGCGCAGAACCTGTCGCGCGTGACCGAATTCTGGTCCAATGTGGGCCAAAACCTGGCGCTGTACGACAAGTACAAGGCGATTGCGGCAAGCAGCGCCTATGCGCAACTGAGTGACGCGCGCAAGAAGATCCTAGACAATGCGCTGCGCGATTTCCGCCTGTCCGGCGCCGAATTGCCGGAAGCCAGCAAGCCACGCTTTGCACAATTGCAGGATCAGCAAGCGACGCTAGCAAAGGCGTTTTCCGACCATGTATTGGACGCGACCAACGCATACGCGTACTTCGCGACCGATTCCGCACAACTCGCCGGCCTGCCTGCCGACGCGGTTGACGCGGCACGCCATGCAGCGGAAAAGGACGGCAAGCCGGGCTGGAAGTTCACACTGCATTTTCCGTCGTATTTCCCGGTGCTGCAGTACGCCGAACACCGCCCAATGCGCGAGGCAATGTACCGCGCCTACGCGACCCGCGCGTCCGAGTTGGGGGCCGAATACGGCAACGGCAAGCCCGAGTGGGACAACACCGCCAACATGGCCGAGCAATTGAAGCTGCGCGCGCAAGAAGCGTCAATGCTCGGCTACCGGAATTTCGCCGAAGTGTCGCTCGAGCCGAAAATGGCCGACTCTCCGGACCAGGTGATCACGTTTCTTGACGATCTGGCCCGGCGCGCGCGGCCCTATGCGGAAAAAGACTGGGCGCAGCTTCGCGCATTCGCTGCCAACGAGCTTGGCCTGGCACAACTCGCGCCATGGGATATCGCGTACGCGTCCGAAAAGCTGCGGCAAAAACGCTATGCGTTCTCCGAAAACGAAGTCAAGCAGTACTTCCCGGAACGCGTCGTACTGCAGGGGCTGTTTCGCGTCACCGAGACATTGTTCGGCGTCTCGATCAAGCCGGACACCGCCGAGACATGGCATCCCGATGTGCGCTTCTTCCGCGTCGAGAACGCGGATGGCAACCTCGTCGCGCAGTTCTACCTGGACCTATACGCGCGCGAAGGCAAGCGCGGTGGCGCGTGGATGGACGATGCGCGTTCGCGCCGCAAGCGCGCCGACGGTAGCCTGCAAACCCCGGTTGCCTACTTGACGTGCAACTTCTCGGCGCCGGTCGGCGACAAGCCGGCGTGCTTCACGCATGATGAAGTGATTACGCTGTTCCACGAGTTCGGCCATGGACTGCATCATATGCTCACGCGCATCGAAGAGTTGGGCGTGTCAGGCATCAACGGTGTTGAATGGGACGCAGTTGAATTGCCATCGCAATTCATGGAAAACTTTTGCTGGGAGTGGGACGTGCTCACCGGCATGACGTCACACGTGGACACCGGTGCGCCGCTGCCGCGCGAACTGTTCGACAAGATGCTGGCGGCCCGCAACTTCCAAAGCGGGCTTGCGACGCTGCGGCAAATCGTCTTCTCGAAGTTCGATATGCTACTGCATACCGGTTACGATCCGGATGGCGCCGTCAGCGTGAATGCACTTGCCCGACAGATCAACGACAGCTGCCACGTCGTGCCCCAGGCGCCGTTCTCGCGTTGGCCGAACACATTCAGCCACATCTTTGCTGGCGGCTATGCGGCCGGCTACTACAGCTACAAGTGGGCAGAAGTGCTGTCGGCTGATGCGTACGCGGCGTTCGAGGAAGCGGCAAGCACGAGCGGCAGCGTGCTCGACAGACAAACGGGGGCGCGCTACCGTGCGGAGATTCTTGAAGTCGGCGGCAGCCGTGCTGCGATGGCGTCGTTCAAGGCATTCCGCGGGCGCGAGCCGAACATCGAAGCACTGCTGCGTCACAACGGGATGGCTGGGGAAGCGGCCTAA
- a CDS encoding amidohydrolase family protein produces the protein MDLIIRNASLPDGRTQIDIGINGARIVAVEPALAATASHEIDAQCNLVTPPFVDAHFHMDATLSYGLPRVNASGTLLEGIALWAELKPTLTQQAVLERALQYCDWAVARGLLAIRSHVDVCDPRLLAVEALLEVKRRVAPYLDLQLVAFPQDGLLRSPGAFDNLKRAIALGVDVVGGIPHFERTMADGAESIRLLCEFAVQKGLRVDMHCDESDDPMSRHIETLVAETHRLGLHGRVAGSHLTSMHSMDNDYVSKLLPLMHEAGVAAIANPLINITLQGRADTYPKRRGMTRVPEMLATGIDVALGHDCVMDPWYALGSGDMLEVAHMALHVAQMTGIDASRACFTAVTQTPARILGLEGYGLAPGCYADLVLLDARDPIEAIRLRAARLAVIRRGQVVSRQPAAHATLALAGRPDTVDFKLRR, from the coding sequence ATGGATCTAATTATCCGTAACGCATCGTTGCCCGACGGGCGTACGCAAATCGACATCGGCATAAACGGCGCGCGCATCGTCGCGGTAGAGCCCGCGCTGGCGGCGACCGCATCACACGAAATCGATGCGCAGTGCAACTTGGTCACACCGCCGTTCGTCGACGCCCATTTCCATATGGACGCGACGCTCTCGTACGGGTTGCCGCGGGTCAATGCGTCGGGCACCTTGCTCGAAGGCATCGCGCTATGGGCAGAACTCAAACCCACGCTCACGCAACAGGCCGTGTTGGAGCGCGCGCTGCAATATTGCGATTGGGCGGTCGCGCGTGGATTGCTAGCCATCCGCTCGCACGTAGACGTCTGTGACCCGCGGCTGCTGGCTGTCGAGGCGCTGCTCGAGGTCAAGCGACGCGTCGCACCCTACCTGGATCTTCAACTGGTCGCGTTCCCGCAGGATGGCCTGTTGCGCAGTCCCGGCGCGTTCGACAACTTGAAACGCGCGATTGCTCTGGGCGTGGACGTCGTCGGCGGTATCCCGCATTTCGAGCGGACGATGGCCGACGGCGCCGAATCCATCCGGCTGCTGTGCGAGTTTGCGGTGCAGAAAGGGCTGCGGGTGGACATGCACTGTGACGAATCCGATGACCCGATGTCACGCCACATCGAGACGCTGGTGGCTGAAACGCACCGGCTTGGGCTGCACGGGCGCGTCGCTGGCTCGCATCTGACGTCGATGCACTCGATGGATAATGACTATGTCAGCAAGCTGCTCCCGTTGATGCACGAAGCGGGCGTGGCCGCCATCGCGAACCCTCTAATCAACATTACGCTGCAAGGCCGTGCCGACACTTATCCGAAGCGACGGGGCATGACGCGCGTGCCCGAGATGCTGGCCACGGGCATCGATGTCGCGTTGGGTCACGATTGCGTGATGGATCCGTGGTACGCACTGGGCTCCGGCGACATGCTCGAGGTCGCGCATATGGCGCTGCATGTCGCGCAGATGACTGGCATCGACGCGAGTCGCGCTTGCTTCACCGCGGTTACGCAGACGCCTGCCAGGATACTGGGTCTGGAAGGGTACGGATTGGCGCCGGGCTGCTACGCCGACCTCGTCTTGCTCGATGCTCGCGATCCGATCGAGGCGATTCGGCTGCGCGCGGCACGTCTGGCCGTGATACGGCGCGGCCAGGTGGTCAGCCGCCAGCCGGCAGCGCACGCGACGTTGGCGCTCGCTGGTCGGCCCGATACCGTGGATTTCAAGTTGCGTCGTTGA
- a CDS encoding DUF378 domain-containing protein, whose product MTIVTTFGARSNLLDWIAGALVIIGALNWGLVGLFQFDLVAAILGVGSVASRIIYGLVGLSGIYCLVRACIAAKVTASDDRTH is encoded by the coding sequence ATGACTATCGTGACCACCTTTGGCGCACGTTCCAACCTACTCGACTGGATTGCCGGCGCACTTGTCATCATTGGCGCTCTGAACTGGGGGCTGGTCGGGCTGTTTCAGTTTGATCTCGTCGCGGCGATCCTCGGCGTCGGATCGGTTGCGTCCCGTATTATTTACGGGCTGGTGGGATTATCGGGGATTTACTGCCTGGTTAGGGCTTGCATTGCAGCCAAGGTTACAGCGTCCGATGATCGGACGCATTGA
- the xth gene encoding exodeoxyribonuclease III produces the protein MKIATWNINSLKVRLQHVIDWLAMSRVDVLCLQELKLPDDKYPRAALEAAGYRSWFSGQKTYNGVAILVRDGLPVDEAVVIRNIPGFDDLQQRLIAATIDGVRVVSAYFPNGQAPGTDKFAYKLSWLAALREWVAAEMRAHPQFALTGDYNIAPEDRDVHDPQAWEGQNLVSPEERDAFRSLVELGLVDAFRCFEQPDKSFSWWDYRMLAFRRNAGLRIDHILLSPSLAQCCSACEIDKTPRRWDQPSDHAPVIATLER, from the coding sequence ATGAAAATCGCCACGTGGAACATCAATTCTCTGAAAGTCCGCTTGCAACACGTCATCGACTGGCTCGCCATGAGTCGTGTCGACGTATTGTGCTTGCAGGAACTAAAGCTGCCCGACGACAAGTATCCGCGCGCGGCACTCGAAGCGGCCGGCTACCGCAGCTGGTTTTCCGGACAAAAGACCTATAACGGCGTCGCGATCCTCGTACGCGACGGTTTGCCCGTCGACGAAGCGGTCGTCATACGAAACATTCCCGGCTTTGACGACCTGCAGCAGCGCTTGATTGCCGCAACCATCGACGGCGTGCGCGTAGTCAGCGCTTACTTTCCCAATGGGCAGGCGCCGGGCACCGACAAATTCGCGTACAAACTGTCATGGCTGGCTGCACTGCGTGAATGGGTCGCCGCCGAAATGCGTGCACACCCACAGTTCGCGCTAACGGGCGACTATAATATCGCGCCGGAAGATCGCGACGTGCACGACCCACAAGCGTGGGAAGGACAGAACCTCGTGTCGCCCGAGGAGCGCGATGCCTTCCGATCGCTCGTCGAACTCGGGCTCGTCGATGCCTTTCGCTGCTTCGAGCAGCCTGACAAGTCGTTCTCGTGGTGGGACTACCGAATGCTGGCCTTTCGCCGCAACGCAGGATTACGCATCGATCACATTCTGCTGTCGCCGTCACTCGCGCAGTGCTGCAGCGCGTGCGAGATCGACAAGACTCCGCGTCGCTGGGACCAGCCATCGGACCATGCGCCGGTCATCGCGACGCTAGAGCGCTAA
- the ntrC gene encoding nitrogen regulation protein NR(I) codes for MKPIWIVDDDQSIRWVLEKALARERFVTRSFTSVRDVLAAFEQDQPPQVLVSDIRMPGGSGLELLNVVRERWPGLPVIIMTAFSDLDSAVAAFQGGAFEYLAKPFDVDKAVELIRRAVDEGMRGESGCDDRLAEAPEMLGQAPAMQDMFRAIGRLSHSAATVLITGESGTGKELVAHALHRHSPRANGPFIALNTAAMPKDLLESELFGHERGAFTGAQAMRQGRFEQAENGTLFLDEIGDMPFDLQTRLLRVLSDGQFYRVGGHRPLRANVRVIAATHQNLETRVRQGLFREDLYHRLNVIRLRLPPLRERSEDIPLLTRHFLQKSARELSVEPKRVTDETLAYLALLPFPGNVRQLENLCNWLTVMAPAQTIEIKDLPPELVTERQSAPHAVSDEGLLIGETVDVAAGAAAASPSGDARTAALACSGVTPLGGPARGALAPVSSHVSAWEAGLRAEVARLLRENAPEVMDGLARRFEAAVIREALDFTRGRKVEAAERLGIGRNTITRKIQDLRLES; via the coding sequence ATGAAGCCAATCTGGATAGTTGACGACGATCAGTCGATACGCTGGGTGCTCGAAAAGGCACTGGCGCGCGAGCGCTTCGTGACCCGTAGCTTTACCAGTGTACGCGACGTGCTGGCCGCATTCGAGCAGGACCAGCCGCCGCAGGTGCTGGTATCGGACATTCGAATGCCGGGCGGTTCGGGACTTGAACTGCTCAATGTGGTGCGCGAGCGGTGGCCGGGGTTGCCGGTGATCATCATGACGGCATTCTCGGACCTGGACAGCGCCGTCGCGGCTTTTCAGGGCGGGGCGTTCGAGTATCTGGCCAAGCCGTTTGACGTCGATAAGGCGGTCGAATTGATCCGCCGCGCCGTTGACGAGGGCATGCGCGGCGAGTCCGGCTGCGATGACCGGCTCGCTGAGGCGCCGGAAATGCTTGGGCAGGCCCCGGCGATGCAGGACATGTTCCGTGCGATCGGCCGGTTGTCTCATTCCGCGGCGACGGTGCTGATCACTGGCGAGTCCGGGACCGGCAAGGAACTGGTGGCCCATGCGCTGCATCGACACAGCCCGCGCGCCAATGGACCGTTTATCGCATTGAACACGGCGGCGATGCCGAAAGACTTGCTCGAGTCAGAGCTGTTTGGGCACGAGCGCGGGGCGTTCACGGGCGCGCAGGCGATGCGGCAGGGCCGCTTCGAGCAGGCCGAGAACGGCACACTGTTCCTGGACGAAATCGGGGATATGCCGTTCGATCTACAGACGCGACTGTTGCGCGTGCTCTCGGACGGGCAGTTCTACCGCGTCGGCGGTCACCGCCCTTTGCGGGCGAACGTGCGGGTGATTGCGGCGACGCATCAAAATCTGGAGACGCGGGTGCGGCAGGGATTGTTCCGCGAGGATCTCTATCATCGGCTCAACGTAATCCGGTTGCGGCTGCCGCCATTGCGCGAGCGCAGCGAGGACATCCCGCTGCTCACGCGGCATTTCCTGCAAAAGAGTGCCCGCGAGCTTAGCGTCGAGCCCAAGCGCGTCACTGACGAGACGCTGGCGTACCTGGCACTCCTGCCGTTTCCCGGTAACGTACGTCAACTGGAGAACCTGTGCAACTGGCTGACCGTGATGGCGCCCGCGCAGACCATCGAGATCAAGGACTTGCCGCCGGAGCTGGTCACAGAGCGGCAATCGGCCCCGCACGCCGTGTCCGATGAAGGGCTACTGATTGGCGAGACTGTCGACGTCGCCGCCGGCGCAGCAGCGGCGTCCCCATCCGGCGATGCCCGCACCGCTGCACTGGCGTGCAGCGGCGTGACGCCGCTGGGTGGCCCTGCTCGTGGCGCGCTGGCGCCGGTATCGTCTCACGTCAGTGCATGGGAGGCTGGCTTGCGCGCCGAAGTGGCGCGACTGCTGCGCGAGAACGCGCCCGAGGTGATGGATGGGCTGGCGCGCCGCTTCGAAGCCGCGGTGATTCGCGAGGCGCTGGACTTCACGCGCGGCCGCAAGGTCGAAGCCGCCGAGCGGCTTGGCATTGGACGCAATACGATCACCCGCAAGATCCAGGACCTGCGTTTGGAATCGTGA